A genomic window from Streptomyces sp. MST-110588 includes:
- the mqnP gene encoding menaquinone biosynthesis prenyltransferase MqnP produces the protein MSADSATPDLFGPEPARPGRVKAFLRLVMIEHSVFALPFAYIASLTAMHQLDKSIHWVTLLLVTVAMVGLRTFAMAANRIIDREIDARNPRTAQRELVTGAVSVRSAWTGALVAVAVFLGSAAALNPLCLALAPIAVIPMVVYPYGKRFTNFPHAILGLAQAMGPVGAWLAVSGSWSWEAVILGLAVGIWIGGFDLIYACQDVAADRAHGVKSVPARFGIPGALYGARACHLLTMGLFVWYALATGAGVFFWAGLVIVAVAFLYEHTVVRPHDLSRLNRAFFTVNGIIGIALFVCALLDLLVRGLAV, from the coding sequence ATGAGCGCTGATTCAGCAACCCCGGACCTGTTCGGACCCGAACCCGCCCGGCCCGGCAGGGTCAAGGCGTTCCTGCGCCTGGTGATGATCGAGCACTCGGTCTTCGCGCTGCCCTTTGCCTACATCGCCTCCCTGACCGCGATGCACCAGCTCGACAAGAGCATCCATTGGGTCACTCTGCTGCTGGTCACCGTGGCGATGGTGGGCCTGCGGACGTTCGCGATGGCCGCCAACCGCATCATCGACCGGGAGATCGACGCCCGGAACCCGCGCACCGCCCAGCGCGAGCTGGTGACCGGCGCGGTGTCCGTACGCTCCGCCTGGACCGGCGCGCTGGTCGCGGTGGCCGTCTTCCTCGGCTCCGCCGCGGCCCTCAACCCCCTGTGCCTGGCGCTGGCGCCCATCGCCGTGATCCCGATGGTGGTCTATCCGTACGGGAAGCGCTTCACGAACTTCCCGCACGCCATCCTGGGCCTGGCCCAGGCCATGGGCCCGGTCGGCGCCTGGCTCGCGGTCAGCGGGAGCTGGTCCTGGGAGGCGGTGATCCTGGGCCTGGCGGTCGGCATCTGGATCGGCGGCTTCGACCTGATCTACGCCTGCCAGGACGTGGCGGCGGACCGCGCGCACGGCGTGAAGTCCGTGCCGGCCCGCTTCGGGATTCCCGGCGCCCTGTACGGCGCCCGGGCCTGCCATCTCCTGACCATGGGCCTGTTCGTCTGGTACGCGCTGGCCACCGGCGCCGGCGTCTTCTTCTGGGCCGGCCTGGTGATCGTCGCGGTCGCGTTCCTGTACGAGCACACGGTCGTGCGCCCGCACGACCTCTCCCGCCTCAACCGTGCCTTCTTCACCGTCAACGGCATCATCGGCATAGCCCTGTTCGTGTGCGCACTGCTGGACCTGCTTGTACGCGGCCTGGCGGTCTGA
- a CDS encoding rhomboid family intramembrane serine protease, with protein sequence MMTRAKPAVLLMLGWVGLLWGLEVIDHASGHALDSFGIQPREAGELVDVIPSAFVHFGFDHLAANTVPLLILGLIAALRGGIRRFLAVVLLITVVGGLGVWLTAAPGTNTAGASGVVFGLFGYLLARGFIERKPLDVVLAVLVGAAYGSIMWGVLPTAGGISWQGHLFGLVAGVLAAFVLRQRALPKAARPAVGPVA encoded by the coding sequence ATGATGACGCGAGCCAAGCCCGCCGTCCTGCTGATGCTGGGGTGGGTGGGGCTGCTCTGGGGGCTGGAGGTCATCGACCACGCCTCCGGGCACGCCCTGGACTCTTTCGGGATACAGCCCCGCGAGGCCGGCGAACTGGTGGATGTGATCCCCTCCGCCTTCGTGCACTTCGGTTTTGATCACCTCGCGGCCAACACCGTTCCCCTGCTGATACTGGGGCTGATCGCCGCGCTGCGCGGCGGGATACGCCGCTTCCTGGCCGTGGTGCTGCTGATCACCGTGGTCGGCGGGCTGGGCGTGTGGCTGACCGCCGCCCCCGGCACCAACACCGCCGGCGCCTCCGGCGTCGTCTTCGGCCTCTTCGGCTATCTGCTCGCGCGCGGCTTCATCGAGCGCAAGCCGCTGGATGTCGTCTTGGCGGTGCTGGTCGGCGCGGCGTACGGCTCGATCATGTGGGGCGTGCTGCCCACCGCCGGCGGCATCAGTTGGCAGGGCCACCTCTTCGGGCTGGTGGCCGGCGTGCTGGCGGCTTTCGTCCTGCGGCAGCGCGCACTGCCGAAGGCGGCCCGTCCGGCTGTCGGACCCGTCGCGTAG
- a CDS encoding DUF4870 domain-containing protein → MSGFHQPGNGQGYGYGYGSAPYGGGPQQPPYGSGGGYGPGGGYGPGGYGQDPGYPSGYGQGVPPRNTTTTALWAHLGALLTVTIGSFACCVGGLLGWIAPLSIRGGERNKHDPFVRHHATQALNYGITQALMAVLTTLLYFGTALVFSVAADPSRLNGPGLAVPLLTVLVMAVGYFLTSVVFCIIGITKASRGELWSYPVLIAWPMAKS, encoded by the coding sequence GTGTCCGGCTTCCACCAGCCCGGGAACGGCCAGGGCTATGGCTACGGCTACGGGTCGGCCCCGTACGGAGGCGGGCCCCAGCAGCCGCCGTACGGGAGCGGGGGCGGCTACGGACCCGGAGGCGGTTACGGCCCCGGCGGATACGGCCAGGACCCCGGCTACCCGAGCGGGTACGGCCAGGGCGTCCCGCCGCGGAACACGACGACGACCGCCCTGTGGGCCCACCTCGGCGCCCTGCTGACGGTCACCATCGGTTCGTTCGCCTGCTGCGTCGGCGGTCTGCTGGGCTGGATCGCGCCGCTGTCCATCCGCGGCGGCGAGCGCAACAAGCACGATCCGTTCGTCCGTCACCACGCCACCCAGGCGCTGAACTACGGCATCACCCAGGCGCTCATGGCCGTACTGACGACCCTGCTCTACTTCGGCACGGCGCTGGTCTTCAGCGTCGCCGCCGACCCGAGCCGGCTGAACGGTCCGGGCCTGGCGGTCCCGCTGCTGACGGTGCTGGTGATGGCCGTCGGGTACTTCCTCACCAGCGTGGTCTTCTGCATCATCGGGATCACGAAGGCGAGCCGGGGCGAACTGTGGTCCTACCCCGTCCTCATAGCCTGGCCCATGGCCAAGTCCTGA